From one Parambassis ranga chromosome 5, fParRan2.1, whole genome shotgun sequence genomic stretch:
- the trim107 gene encoding E3 ubiquitin/ISG15 ligase TRIM25: MSNISTVNPKKASELTCPICLQLFSEPVSLPCGHIYCFGCLQTMGEGLDQHSCPECQAEYQGDKAVVKSLEMCSIIETYKATGKIVCDANPNDESVKHSHVTEESNAKDHQDIDKAGENQEERADSEAKDGFQMSTEQPFSFDQEKSSHKGKMEMAGPKFKLASQVTDLNLKLEMAEGVLRREKEWEREVTTANAKLREKASRLLEQIQDLSQSYSEQVTQMIEEELGPGEASICSRVSEATELSKQLRQAMLRAESLLTEDDVCAFSNELQTLQPHIVELLGKPVEEEDFVEAKVNPARACPKLENMNAELRERLGEIQRSLRNTLNPSEVTFDPDTAHPNLVLSEDLKTVTFSAVKQPYPSSPLRFTNFFQVLSIQSFFEGDHTWEVELEGSPWIIGVCYSGKLARSGLPSALESSRSSWCLMWFNNLLTAFEQSHSVPLKRTTVSRRLEIKLSFKTHRLSFYNISPTSGKTHVYTFKANLTEPVHLAYRMMSGHPKARVTIYS, translated from the coding sequence ATGTCAAACATTTCTACAGTGAATCCCAAAAAAGCTTCAGAGCTTACATGCCCCATCTGCTTGCAACTCTTCTCTGAGCCTGTTTCTCTTCCCTGTGGTCACATCTATTGCTTTGGCTGCCTTCAGACCATGGGAGAAGGGCTCGACCAACACAGCTGCCCTGAGTGCCAGGCAGAGTACCAGGGAGATAAGGCCGTTGTGAAGAGCTTAGAAATGTGCAGCATCATTGAGACGTACAAAGCCACTGGAAAGATCGTCTGTGATGCAAATCCCAATGATGAATCAGTCAAGCATAGTCATGTTACAGAGGAATCAAACGCAAAAGACCACCAAGACATAGATAAAGCTGGAGAGAACCAAGAAGAGAGAGCAGACAGTGAGGCAAAGGATGGCTTTCAAATGTCAACAGAGCAACCCTTTTCTTTCGACCAAGAAAAGTCCAGTCACAAAGGCAAAATGGAAATGGCTGGACCTAAATTCAAACTGGCCTCTCAAGTCACTGATTTAAACCTCAAGCTGGAGATGGCAGAAGGTGTCCTGAGAAGAGAAAAGGAATGGGAGAGGGAGGTGACCACTGCTAATGCTAAACTGAGAGAGAAAGCATCCAGACTGTTGGAGCAGATACAGGACTTGTCCCAGAGCTATAGTGAACAGGTGACACAGATGATTGAAGAAGAGTTAGGACCAGGTGAGGCCAGTATATGCAGTCGAGTCAGTGAAGCCACTGAGCTGAGTAAGCAGCTGAGGCAGGCTATGCTCAGAGCAGAGTCCCTTTTGACTGAAGATGATGTATGTGCTTTCAGCAATGAGCTGCAAACTCTACAACCACACATTGTGGAATTACTTGGAAAACCAGTGGAAGAGGAAGACTTTGTTGAAGCAAAAGTCAACCCTGCACGAGCTTGTCCCAAACTGGAAAACATGAACGCTGAGTTGAGAGAAAGACTTGGAGAGATTCAGCGTTCTCTGCGGAACACCCTGAACCCTTCAGAGGTAACCTTTGACCCAGACACAGCCCATCCAAACCTCGTCCTCTCAGAAGATTTGAAGACAGTCACTTTTAGCGCTGTCAAACAGCCCTACCCATCCTCTCCTCTGAGATTCACCAACTTCTTCCAGGTGCTTAGCATCCAGAGCTTCTTTGAAGGTGACCATACCTGGGAGGTGGAGCTTGAAGGCTCTCCGTGGATCATTGGAGTGTGCTACAGTGGAAAGCTAGCACGTAGCGGGCTGCCGTCCGCTCTAGAAAGCAGCCGGAGCTCTTGGTGTCTGATGTGGTTTAACAACCTGCTGACAGCCTTTGAGCAGAGTCATAGTGTCCCGCTGAAGAGGACCACCGTGTCACGCAGGCTGGAGATCAAGCTGAGCTTCaagacacacagactgagctTCTATAACATCAGCCCTACCAGTGGGAAGACTCATGTGTACACATTTAAGGCTAACTTGACTGAACCAGTGCACCTAGCCTACAGGATGATGTCAGGGCACCCCAAGGCCCGTGTCACTATTTATtcataa
- the tpra1 gene encoding transmembrane protein adipocyte-associated 1 homolog yields the protein MLATVTAVVRFAQYNGSISPTPFENTSAYPTWQPDTQTNITKPHKCLQVLYEDIGDSRVRFWDILLLVPNVAFFVFLMWKLPSARAKIRLTSSPIFVTFYLLVFVVAAVGITRAVVSMTVSASSAATIVDKVLWEITRFFLLAIELSVIILGLAFGHLESKSSIKRVLAITAVLALAYSITQGTLEILYPDSHLSAEDFNIYGHGGRHFWLASSCFFFLVYSLIVILPKTPVRERISLPSKRSFYLYAAILSLLNLVQGLGSALLCAGIIEGLCCVDVTTFLYFSAFAPLIYITFLKGFFGSEPKILFSYKSQVDEPDESDVHLPPTVAATLSRKELTDQGLYYSSTQIDGSGPSSSRMVGAYLDDVASGPYGSSSINSIEADRWRPINV from the exons ATGCTAGCCACAGTGACTGCTGTGGTTAGGTTTGCCCAGTACAATGGCAGTATTTCCCCCACACCGTTTGAGAACACATCAGCATACCCAACCTGGCAACCTGACACTCAAACCAACATCACCAAGCCTCACAAATGTCTCCAGGTTCTGTATGAAGACATTGGAGACTCCAG GGTGCGGTTCTGGGACATTTTACTGCTGGTGCCTAATGTGGCCTTCTTTGTTTTCCTGATGTGGAAGCTGCCCTCAGCCAGGGCAAAGATTCGACTCACCTCAAGCCCTATCTTCGTCACCTTTTACTTGCTG gTGTTTGTTGTAGCAGCCGTTGGAATCACCCGGGCAGTAGTGTCTATGACTGTCAGTGCATCTAGTGCCGCCACCATCGTCGACAAA GTGCTGTGGGAAATCACACGGTTCTTCCTGCTGGCTATTGAGCTCAGTGTCATCATTTTGGGGCTGGCTTTTG GTCATCTGGAGAGCAAGTCCAGTATCAAGCGTGTGCTGGCCATTACTGCAGTGTTGGCTCTGGCATACTCCATCACACAG GGTACCCTAGAGATACTGTACCCAGACAGTCACCTGTCTGCTGAGGACTTCAACATCTATGGTCATGGAGGCAGGCACTTCTGGTTGGCTAgttcctgcttcttcttcctg GTGTATTCTTTGATTGTGATCTTGCCTAAAACTCCAGTGAGGGAAAGGATATCTCTGCCAT CTAAAAGGAGTTTCTATTTGTATGCTGCCATCTTGTCTTTACTGAACCTTGTCCAGGGCCTGGGTAGTGCGCTGCTGTGTGCTGGGATTATAGAAGGACTCTG CTGTGTGGATGTCACCACCTTTCTCTACTTCTCTGCCTTTGCACCACTCATTTACATCACCTTTCTCAAAGGCTTCTTTGG ttctGAGCCAAAGATCCTGTTCTCCTACAAGTCACAGGTGGATGAACCAGATGAAAGTGATGTCCATCTTCCCCCAACAGTCGCTGCAACCCTCTCTCGTAAGGAGCTAACCGACCAGGGCCTGTACTACTCCTCCACCCAAATCGATGGCTCTGGTCCCAGCAGCTCTCGCATGGTTGGAGCTTACCTAGATGATGTTGCCTCCGGACCCTATGGGTCCAGCAGCATTAACAGCATCGAAGCTGACCGTTGGAGACCTATCAATGTGTGA